In Corylus avellana chromosome ca2, CavTom2PMs-1.0, the following proteins share a genomic window:
- the LOC132172692 gene encoding probable arabinosyltransferase ARAD1, which yields MSGRAHVKRSKPTSPPPLSSNAFQNRTQTLISAMGRKSSLLKQTLATILIILVVYALLNTFLSPANSFSSGSSRLENTLPLSYVNSASINEFSRDNMQSFPGNSAPRLKVYLYDLPRRFTHGVIEHHSMARGGRPVNDVTLLKYPGHQHMAEWYLFSDLIRPEPERVGSPVVRVLDPDEADLFYVPYFSSLSLIVNPARAAQDRARALYSDEENQDALVEWLEEQEYWKSNYGRDHVIIAQDPNALYRVIDRIKNSILLVSDFGRLKMDQASLVKDVILPYSHRISTYNGDLGVNKRKTTLFFMGARYRKEGGKIRDLLFQLLENEEDVVVRHGTQSRENRRAATHGMHTSKFCLNPAGDTPSACRLFDSIVSLCVPVIISDSIELPFEDVIDYRKIAIFVDTASALKPGFLISTLRSITTERILEYQRELKEVKHYFEYGQPNGTVNEIWRQVSQKLPLIKLMVNRDKRLVRRGLTEPDCSCVCSNQSGTDTTL from the exons ATGAGCGGACGAGCCCATGTCAAGCGATCCAAACCCACCTCACCACCTCCTCTCTCTTCCAATGCCTTCCAGAACAGAACGCAAACCCTAATTTCCGCAATGGGGCGGAAATCGTCGCTGCTGAAGCAAACCCTAGCCACGATCCTCATCATCCTCGTCGTCTACGCCTTGCTCAACACCTTCCTCAGTCCCGCCAACTCTTTCTCCTCCGGATCCTCCAGGCTCGAGAACACTCTCCCCTTGTCCTACGTTAATTCTGCTTCCATCAATGAGTTTTCTCGGGATAATATGCAAAGCTTTCCCGGAAATTCGGCTCCGCGTTTGAAAGTTTACCTATACGATCTGCCCAGGAGGTTCACGCACGGCGTCATTGAGCACCATTCCATGGCCCGTGGTGGGCGACCCGTTAACGACGTGACGCTGCTCAAGTACCCGGGCCACCAGCACATGGCGGAGTGGTACTTGTTCTCGGATCTGATCCGACCCGAACCGGAGCGTGTCGGATCGCCCGTCGTCAGAGTTCTTGATCCTGACGAAGCGGACCTGTTCTACGTGCCGTACTTCTCGTCCTTGAGCCTGATCGTGAACCCGGCCCGGGCAGCTCAGGACCGGGCCCGGGCACTGTACAGCGACGAGGAGAATCAGGACGCCTTAGTGGAGTGGCTGGAGGAGCAGGAGTATTGGAAGAGCAACTATGGGCGGGACCACGTGATCATAGCTCAGGACCCAAACGCTTTGTACAGAGTGATCGATAGGATTAAGAACAGCATTTTGCTGGTTTCGGATTTCGGGCGGTTGAAGATGGACCAGGCGTCGCTGGTCAAAGACGTGATCTTGCCGTACTCGCACCGGATTAGTACTTATAACGGCGATCTGGGAGTCAACAAACGGAAGACGACGTTGTTCTTCATGGGCGCTCGATATCGCAAAGAG GGAGGAAAAATTCGTGATTTGCTTTTCCAACTGCTTGAAAATGAAGAGGATGTCGTAGTAAGACATGGAACACAGTCCAGAGAGAATCGGCGTGCTGCCACACATGGGATGCATACATCTAAATTCTGTTTAAACCCTGCTGGTGATACTCCATCAGCCTGCCGACTCTTTGATTCTATAGTTAGCTTGTGCGTTCCAGTGATAATCAGTGATAGTATTGAATTGCCTTTTGAAGATGTAATAGATTATAGAAAGATTGCAATATTTGTAGATACTGCCTCTGCTCTTAAACCAGGATTCTTAATTTCGACACTGAGATCAATAACCACCGAGAGGATTCTGGAATATCAGAGAGAGCTGAAAGAG GTGAAACATTACTTTGAATATGGACAACCAAATGGAACGGTGAACGAAATCTGGCGCCAAGTCTCACAAAAGCTACCCTTAATCAAATTGATGGTTAATCGGGACAAGCGGCTTGTCAGGAGAGGCCTAACTGAGCCGGACTGCTCTTGCGTTTGTTCGAACCAGAGTGGGACAGACACCACCTTATGA